The genomic DNA TTAGTTGTAGAACATTTCTTGAAAGGGCGACCTGTTAAGGACTTAATGTACACACCTCCAGCAGAAAAAGAACCTGTTCCGGCAATGAGAGATATTCCATTTTTTAGCCGTCAGATATTACGGGCTTTACGGAACCGTGGTTTGATTGATGCCGAGAAGATTGATGAATATATTGCCCGCGATGGGTATCTGGGTGCATCTAAAGCATTACTTGAAATGACCCCGGAAGAAATAATCCAGGAAATAAAAGATTCTGGGTTACGAGGTCGAGGTGGTGCTGGTTTCCCAACCGGGTTAAAATGGGAATTTTGCTCTAAGGCGAAAGGGGATATTAAGTATATTTTATGTAACGGAGATGAAGGAGACCCAGGGGCATTTATGGATAGGTCTATATTAGAAGCTGACCCACATGCGGTTTTAGAAGGAATGATTATTGGAGCAAAGGCAATTGGTGCTCATAAAGGCTATATCTATGTTCGAGCAGAATATCCATTAGCCGTGAAACGACTTGAGATTGCTATTGAACAGGCAACTGACTATGGACTTTTAGGAAAAGATATCTTAGGTTCAGGGTTTGATTTCGAAATAGAGATTTATCAAGGGGCAGGGGCATTTGTTTGTGGTGAAGAGACCGCATTAATGACATCAATTGAAGGAAAAAGAGGAATGCCGCGACCAAGACCTCCATTTCCGGCTCATAAAGGACTCTGGCAAAAACCATCGGTATTAAATAATGTAGAGACATTTGCCAATGTTCCCCAGATTATTCTTAATGGAGGAAGTTGGTATGCCAGTCTTGGCACTGAAAAGAGTAAAGGAACTAAAGTATTTGCTTTAACGGGTGCAATAAACAATATCGGTTTAATAGAAGTTCCAATGGGTATCCCATTACGCCAGATTATCTATGATATTGGAGGTGGCATAAAGAATAGGCGTAAATTTAAGGCAGTCCAGATGGGTGGTCCTTCGGGTGGTTGTATTCCAGAAAGTCTTTTAGATATCCCGGTTGACTATGAATCTATTACCCAGACTGGTGCAATTATGGGTTCTGGTGGAATGGTTGTTATGGATGAAACAACCTGTATGGTTGGAATTGCTAAATTTTTCTTAGAATTCACTCAAGATGAGTCTTGTGGTAAATGTATTCCCTGTCGAGTAGGAACAAAGGTAATGCTTGATAAATTAGAAGAAATTACCTCAGGACAGGGAAAAGAAGGTGATATTGAATTATTAGAAGAATTAGCAGAAGATATTAAAAA from bacterium includes the following:
- the nuoF gene encoding NADH-quinone oxidoreductase subunit NuoF, whose product is MQQYRTNLLICAGTGCVASGSLKVKASLEEELKKHNLQDEIGIVLTGCNGFCAQGPLMVVYPEGIFYQGLKPENIPFLVVEHFLKGRPVKDLMYTPPAEKEPVPAMRDIPFFSRQILRALRNRGLIDAEKIDEYIARDGYLGASKALLEMTPEEIIQEIKDSGLRGRGGAGFPTGLKWEFCSKAKGDIKYILCNGDEGDPGAFMDRSILEADPHAVLEGMIIGAKAIGAHKGYIYVRAEYPLAVKRLEIAIEQATDYGLLGKDILGSGFDFEIEIYQGAGAFVCGEETALMTSIEGKRGMPRPRPPFPAHKGLWQKPSVLNNVETFANVPQIILNGGSWYASLGTEKSKGTKVFALTGAINNIGLIEVPMGIPLRQIIYDIGGGIKNRRKFKAVQMGGPSGGCIPESLLDIPVDYESITQTGAIMGSGGMVVMDETTCMVGIAKFFLEFTQDESCGKCIPCRVGTKVMLDKLEEITSGQGKEGDIELLEELAEDIKNTSLCGLGQTAPNPVLTTIKYFRSEYEAHIKEKYCPAHSCLPLLKFEVIPELCKMCGQCAKSCPVSAITWEKKQVAKIDKEKCIRCKTCITSCRFMAIE